A genome region from Bordetella genomosp. 10 includes the following:
- a CDS encoding OsmC family protein yields MAHGKHIYRVSVQWTGNKGSGTSGYREYGRDHLIRAGAKPDIPGSADPAFRGDAARWNPEDLLVAATSACHKLWYLHLCADAGVRVLSYMDDAVGAMADDPAGGRFTDIVLRPRVTIAAGGDAELAARLHHAAHEKCYIANSVNFPIRCEPVIDIESAVEPAER; encoded by the coding sequence GTGGCACATGGCAAGCACATTTACCGGGTCTCCGTGCAGTGGACGGGAAACAAGGGCAGCGGCACGTCCGGCTATCGCGAATACGGCCGCGACCACCTTATCCGGGCGGGCGCCAAGCCCGACATTCCGGGCTCGGCCGACCCGGCTTTCCGCGGCGACGCCGCCCGCTGGAATCCCGAAGACCTGCTGGTCGCCGCCACGTCCGCCTGCCACAAGCTCTGGTACCTGCATCTGTGCGCGGACGCCGGGGTGCGCGTGCTGTCCTATATGGACGACGCCGTCGGCGCCATGGCCGACGACCCGGCCGGCGGGCGTTTCACCGACATCGTCCTGCGGCCGCGCGTGACGATCGCGGCCGGCGGCGACGCCGAACTGGCGGCGCGCCTGCATCACGCCGCCCATGAGAAGTGCTATATCGCGAATTCCGTGAATTTTCCCATCCGGTGCGAACCGGTCATCGATATCGAGTCGGCCGTCGAGCCGGCGGAACGCTGA
- a CDS encoding cold-shock protein, translating to METGIVKWFNSEKGFGFITPEKGGNDLFAHFSEIQGEGYKSLQENQRVSYVPAMGQKGPQATKITVL from the coding sequence ATGGAAACCGGAATCGTCAAGTGGTTTAACTCGGAAAAGGGTTTTGGCTTCATCACCCCCGAAAAGGGCGGCAATGACCTGTTCGCCCATTTCTCCGAAATCCAGGGTGAAGGCTACAAGTCGCTGCAAGAAAACCAGCGCGTCAGCTATGTCCCCGCCATGGGCCAGAAAGGTCCCCAGGCCACCAAGATCACCGTGCTGTAA
- a CDS encoding LysR family transcriptional regulator produces the protein MDLMQAMKTYVAVVESGGFTPAARKLDVSLSVVSRVVTELETHLGVRLLTRTTRVVRPTDTGAAYFENCKRILGEIEDAELAAAGAHATPRGQLAVTAPVLFGARHVTPIVVEYLRRYPEVDVNCLLLDRNVNLIEEGMDVGVRIGELPDSTLRAIPVGRVRRVVCAAPSYLEAHGLPRTPDDLARHTLIQVTGISTLPEWRFAHQGAPLPYRYAPRFATTTNDSAIAAATAGLGLARVLSYQITGELRDGKLRVLLADYEPPAAPIHLIHREGRHALRKVRAFLDLAVDRLRADESLNG, from the coding sequence TTGGACCTGATGCAGGCCATGAAGACCTACGTCGCCGTGGTCGAAAGCGGTGGTTTCACCCCGGCCGCCCGCAAGCTCGACGTCTCCTTGTCGGTCGTCAGCCGCGTCGTGACCGAGCTGGAGACCCATCTCGGCGTCCGCCTGCTCACCCGCACGACGCGCGTCGTCCGCCCCACGGACACCGGCGCCGCCTATTTCGAGAACTGCAAGCGCATCCTGGGCGAGATCGAGGACGCGGAGCTGGCGGCGGCCGGCGCGCACGCCACGCCGCGCGGGCAGTTGGCGGTGACGGCGCCGGTGCTGTTCGGCGCCCGGCACGTGACCCCCATCGTGGTCGAGTACCTGCGGCGGTATCCGGAAGTGGACGTCAACTGCCTGCTGCTGGACCGCAACGTGAATCTGATCGAGGAAGGCATGGACGTCGGCGTGCGCATTGGCGAATTGCCGGATTCCACCTTGCGGGCCATCCCGGTCGGCCGGGTGCGGCGTGTCGTCTGCGCGGCGCCGTCGTATCTGGAGGCGCACGGCCTGCCCCGGACGCCGGACGACCTGGCCCGGCACACGCTGATCCAGGTCACCGGCATCAGCACCCTGCCCGAATGGCGTTTCGCGCACCAGGGCGCCCCCTTGCCCTACCGTTACGCGCCCCGCTTCGCCACCACCACCAACGATTCCGCCATCGCCGCCGCGACGGCCGGGCTGGGCCTGGCGCGCGTGCTGTCCTACCAGATCACCGGCGAGCTGCGGGACGGCAAGCTGCGGGTGCTGCTGGCCGACTACGAGCCGCCGGCCGCCCCCATCCATCTCATTCATCGGGAAGGCCGGCACGCCTTGCGCAAAGTGCGCGCTTTCCTGGACCTGGCGGTCGACCGGCTGCGCGCGGACGAGTCCCTCAACGGCTAG
- a CDS encoding glutathione S-transferase family protein codes for MKLYHHPLSGHSHRVHLFLSLLGCPHELVEVDLAARAHKQPEFLKLNAFGQVPVLVDGDAAIADSNAILVYLCKKYGKTDWLPETPKEAAAVQRWLTVAAGDIIFGLAAARLATVFAAPVDTEAAIARAHVVLRRMDDALAGSPWIAGPKPTIADVALYGYTARAPEGYVDLKDYAHVRAWLARVEALPGFVEFRRTPVGLAA; via the coding sequence ATGAAGCTCTACCACCACCCGCTCTCCGGCCACTCCCACCGCGTCCACCTGTTCCTCTCGCTCCTGGGATGCCCCCATGAGCTGGTCGAGGTCGACCTGGCCGCGCGCGCCCACAAGCAGCCCGAATTCCTCAAGCTCAATGCCTTCGGGCAGGTTCCGGTGCTGGTAGATGGGGACGCCGCCATCGCGGATTCCAATGCCATCCTGGTTTATCTGTGCAAAAAATACGGCAAGACGGACTGGTTGCCGGAAACGCCCAAGGAAGCCGCCGCCGTGCAGCGCTGGCTGACCGTCGCGGCCGGCGACATCATCTTCGGGCTGGCCGCCGCCCGCCTGGCCACCGTGTTCGCGGCGCCGGTCGACACCGAGGCGGCCATTGCCCGCGCCCACGTCGTCCTGCGGCGGATGGACGACGCGCTGGCCGGCAGCCCGTGGATCGCCGGGCCGAAGCCGACCATCGCCGACGTGGCGCTGTACGGCTACACGGCGCGCGCCCCCGAAGGCTATGTGGACTTGAAGGATTACGCCCATGTGCGGGCCTGGCTGGCGCGGGTCGAAGCCCTGCCCGGGTTCGTGGAATTCCGGCGCACCCCGGTCGGCCTGGCGGCCTGA
- a CDS encoding pyridoxamine 5'-phosphate oxidase family protein, with translation MASPSPWHAGELALQTQAGAIDAMDGLGRRLIRDRMPDQHREFFAQLSFVVLGAVARDGAAWATLRAGRPGFLASPDPGRLDIALSRESDDPADEGFDDGNAVGLLGIDLATRRRNRMNGVLRHARGMPSHIEVAQSFGNCPRYIHQRAIAYTRDPAEQSDAPSQMLDTLDAEARALIARSDTFFVASYADLPDGARQVDVSHRGGTPGFVHLDADGGMTIPDFNGNRFFNTLGNIMLNARAGLVFVDFANGDLLQISGRAEVVADTPDVAAFDGAERLWRFMPLRIVRRPRALPLRWAG, from the coding sequence ATGGCCTCCCCTTCTCCCTGGCACGCCGGCGAACTGGCCCTGCAAACGCAGGCGGGCGCGATCGACGCGATGGACGGCCTGGGCCGCCGCCTGATTCGCGACCGCATGCCCGACCAACACCGCGAATTCTTCGCGCAGTTGTCCTTCGTCGTGCTGGGAGCGGTGGCGCGCGATGGCGCGGCCTGGGCCACGCTGCGGGCGGGACGGCCCGGTTTCCTGGCGTCTCCCGATCCCGGCCGCCTGGACATCGCGCTCTCGCGCGAAAGCGACGATCCGGCCGACGAGGGGTTCGACGACGGCAATGCGGTGGGCCTGCTGGGCATCGACCTGGCCACCCGCCGGCGCAACCGCATGAACGGCGTGTTGCGCCACGCCCGGGGCATGCCGTCCCATATCGAGGTGGCGCAGAGCTTCGGCAATTGCCCGCGCTACATACACCAGCGCGCCATCGCCTATACGCGCGACCCCGCGGAACAAAGCGACGCCCCGTCCCAAATGCTGGATACGTTGGATGCCGAGGCCAGGGCGTTGATCGCCAGGTCCGACACCTTCTTCGTGGCGTCCTACGCGGACCTGCCCGACGGGGCGCGGCAGGTCGACGTTTCCCATCGCGGCGGCACGCCGGGCTTCGTCCACCTGGATGCCGACGGCGGCATGACGATCCCGGATTTCAACGGCAACCGCTTCTTCAACACCCTGGGCAACATCATGCTCAACGCCAGGGCCGGTCTCGTCTTCGTCGACTTCGCCAACGGGGACCTGCTGCAGATAAGCGGACGCGCCGAGGTCGTCGCCGATACGCCCGACGTTGCCGCGTTCGACGGCGCGGAGCGGCTGTGGCGCTTCATGCCCCTGCGCATCGTCCGCCGTCCGCGGGCCTTGCCGCTGCGCTGGGCCGGCTGA
- a CDS encoding cation-translocating P-type ATPase, producing MKAAQQLAAETDGTPWHALPANEVERQLKVSADQGLDAAQALERLDACGPNRLPQGKKRGPVARLLGQFNNILIYVLLVSGFIKLMLSLWLDASIIFAVVVLNALLGFVQEGRAEKALDSIRNMLSAHARVLRDGAARLISADDLVPGDIVLLESGDKIPADLRLLEVKNLRTEEAALTGESIPAEKTAATVSANATVGDRANMAFSGTLVVSGRATGVVVATGNHTELGRINQLLGEVTLLETPLLRQIKKFGYTITAVIGVVSVLLFAWGHWLGHMTFVQLFQAIVGIAVSVIPEGLPALITITLAIGVQRMARRNAIIRRLPAVETLGSVSRICSDKTGTLTLMEMMATSAVTADGAYDVTGDGYACEGEVSQDGRPVAGAVPDTLKMMCLVSCLCNDAELFQADGKWKVEGDPTEGALYPFAAKLGMDRGEVAAAAPRVDAIPFESEHKFMATLNRSADGDMLLVKGAPEVILEHCDRQQTSGGAVLIDRGHFAREGERLAARGERVLGLAWLPNPGLAGRPDGLDPRDLPRDLVFLGLVGLMDPPRKEAIEAVRECHDGGIRVTMITGDHKTTAAAVARRLGIGDGRTAVAGVEIEAMNDAALRECVREVDVFARASPEHKLRLVKAIQANGQVVAMTGDGVNDAPALKKADIGVAMGVKGTEVTKEAAGMILADDNFASISAAVKEGRTVYNNIEKAILFMLPTNVAQGAVIASAILFGFALPITAPQVLWVNMITSVALGLVISFEPHESDVMKRPPRAVDRPILNRFGIWRILFVGAALLIYTLLTFFALQTQGASEAMARTAAVNAITLGQVFYLLNSRHLILSSLSTQAHGGNPLLWYGILAVVVLQLLFTYAPPFQAIFSTESLPLSVWARLLAGAVLFFLFVEAEKLVIRSVPAWRNAVMAR from the coding sequence ATGAAAGCAGCCCAGCAGCTTGCCGCGGAAACGGACGGGACGCCTTGGCACGCCTTGCCGGCCAACGAGGTCGAGCGCCAGTTGAAGGTCAGCGCCGACCAGGGGCTCGATGCGGCGCAAGCCCTCGAACGGCTGGACGCCTGCGGCCCCAACCGCCTGCCGCAAGGCAAGAAGAGAGGCCCTGTCGCCCGCCTTCTCGGCCAGTTCAACAACATCCTCATCTACGTCCTGCTCGTCTCCGGCTTCATCAAGCTGATGTTGAGCCTGTGGCTGGACGCCTCCATCATCTTCGCCGTCGTCGTTCTCAATGCCCTGCTGGGCTTCGTGCAGGAAGGCCGCGCGGAGAAGGCGCTCGACTCGATCCGCAACATGCTATCGGCGCACGCCCGCGTGCTGCGGGACGGCGCGGCCCGTCTCATTTCCGCGGACGACCTGGTCCCGGGCGACATCGTCCTGCTGGAATCGGGCGACAAGATTCCGGCCGACCTGCGCCTGCTCGAGGTCAAGAACCTGCGCACCGAGGAAGCCGCGCTGACGGGCGAATCGATTCCCGCCGAAAAGACGGCCGCCACGGTATCGGCCAACGCCACCGTGGGCGATCGCGCGAACATGGCCTTCTCCGGCACGCTGGTCGTCTCGGGCCGCGCGACGGGCGTGGTCGTGGCCACCGGCAACCACACGGAGCTGGGCCGCATCAACCAGTTGCTGGGCGAAGTCACCTTGCTGGAAACCCCGCTGCTGCGCCAGATCAAGAAGTTCGGCTACACGATCACGGCCGTGATCGGCGTCGTCAGCGTGTTGCTCTTCGCCTGGGGCCATTGGCTGGGACACATGACCTTCGTCCAGTTGTTCCAGGCCATCGTCGGCATCGCGGTGTCGGTCATCCCGGAGGGCCTGCCGGCGCTCATCACCATCACGCTGGCCATCGGCGTGCAGCGCATGGCGCGGCGCAACGCCATCATCCGGCGCCTGCCCGCGGTCGAAACCCTGGGATCCGTATCCCGGATCTGCTCGGACAAGACCGGCACGCTGACCTTGATGGAGATGATGGCGACCTCCGCGGTGACGGCGGACGGCGCCTACGACGTGACCGGCGACGGCTATGCCTGCGAAGGCGAAGTCAGCCAGGACGGCCGGCCGGTCGCGGGCGCGGTGCCGGACACGCTGAAGATGATGTGCCTGGTTTCATGCCTCTGCAACGACGCCGAACTCTTCCAGGCCGACGGCAAGTGGAAAGTCGAGGGCGACCCCACCGAAGGCGCGCTGTACCCCTTCGCCGCCAAGCTGGGCATGGACCGCGGCGAGGTCGCCGCCGCCGCGCCGCGCGTGGACGCCATCCCCTTCGAATCCGAGCACAAGTTCATGGCGACGCTGAACCGCTCGGCGGACGGCGACATGCTGCTGGTCAAGGGCGCGCCCGAAGTCATCCTGGAACACTGCGACCGGCAGCAGACGTCAGGCGGGGCGGTCCTCATCGATCGCGGGCATTTCGCGCGCGAAGGCGAACGGCTCGCCGCGCGGGGCGAACGGGTGCTGGGACTGGCCTGGCTGCCGAACCCGGGCCTGGCCGGGCGCCCCGACGGCCTGGACCCGCGGGACCTGCCGCGCGACCTCGTGTTCCTGGGCCTCGTGGGCCTCATGGATCCGCCGCGCAAGGAAGCCATCGAGGCCGTGCGCGAGTGCCATGACGGCGGCATACGGGTCACGATGATCACCGGCGACCACAAGACCACCGCCGCGGCCGTCGCCCGCCGGCTGGGCATCGGCGACGGCAGGACGGCGGTCGCCGGCGTGGAGATCGAAGCCATGAACGACGCGGCGCTGCGGGAATGCGTGCGCGAGGTCGACGTGTTCGCCCGCGCCAGCCCGGAGCACAAGCTGCGGCTGGTGAAGGCCATCCAGGCCAACGGCCAGGTGGTGGCCATGACGGGCGACGGGGTCAACGACGCGCCCGCGCTGAAGAAGGCGGATATCGGCGTGGCGATGGGCGTCAAGGGCACCGAGGTCACGAAGGAGGCGGCCGGCATGATACTGGCCGACGACAATTTCGCGTCAATCTCGGCCGCGGTGAAGGAAGGCCGCACGGTCTACAACAACATCGAGAAGGCGATACTTTTCATGCTGCCGACCAACGTCGCCCAGGGCGCCGTGATCGCCTCGGCCATCCTGTTCGGCTTCGCCCTGCCCATTACCGCGCCGCAGGTGCTGTGGGTGAACATGATCACCTCCGTCGCCCTGGGGCTGGTGATTTCCTTCGAGCCGCACGAGTCCGACGTGATGAAGCGGCCGCCGCGCGCGGTCGACCGGCCCATCCTCAACCGCTTCGGCATCTGGCGCATCCTGTTCGTCGGCGCGGCGCTGCTGATCTATACGCTGCTGACCTTCTTCGCGCTGCAGACGCAGGGGGCGTCCGAAGCCATGGCGCGCACGGCGGCGGTCAACGCCATTACGCTGGGACAGGTGTTCTACCTGCTCAACAGCCGGCACCTGATCCTGTCGTCGCTGTCCACCCAGGCCCACGGGGGCAATCCGCTGCTCTGGTACGGCATCCTCGCCGTGGTGGTGTTGCAGTTGCTGTTCACCTACGCCCCGCCCTTCCAGGCCATTTTCTCGACCGAATCGCTGCCCTTGTCGGTCTGGGCCCGGCTGCTCGCGGGCGCGGTGCTGTTCTTCCTTTTCGTCGAGGCGGAGAAGCTGGTCATCCGTTCGGTGCCCGCCTGGCGCAATGCCGTGATGGCGCGATAG
- a CDS encoding Bug family tripartite tricarboxylate transporter substrate binding protein, with protein sequence MTKPFSTQFPGAFTFTFDKRRQASSPTGAGVAAQARPGKLRYLAGLALLGIALAASAPRARADDAPKDLPKGLIKIVVGFAPGGAADLTARTFAEQLSREGVKEVIVDNRPGASTRIANSYVQRAAPDGLTLLLATSPAFTIYPYTYKNLGYDVEKDFRPIALLVDIPTAIVTGVDQPYKDMKEFVAWAKQHPNNATIGLAAQGSSGQLGTIALGKAIGVDFAPVVYKGASPMLVDVVSSRVSMGWDAAASMVPLYQGGKIRFLGLSGSERLASLPGVPTAKEQGYPQFEAATSFYAIFAPAGLPDKTAAALEKVFLKAARDPSLVKKLQDNGLVVKPMDHAQLAQRVRTEQAFWAPLAKQSGIQFE encoded by the coding sequence ATGACGAAGCCATTTTCCACGCAGTTCCCGGGCGCTTTCACTTTCACCTTCGATAAGCGGCGCCAGGCAAGTTCCCCGACGGGCGCCGGCGTGGCGGCACAGGCAAGACCCGGCAAGCTGCGTTACCTCGCCGGCCTGGCGCTGCTGGGCATCGCGCTGGCGGCCTCGGCGCCGCGCGCCCGGGCCGACGACGCGCCCAAGGACCTGCCCAAGGGATTGATCAAGATCGTGGTCGGTTTCGCCCCTGGCGGCGCCGCCGATTTGACCGCGCGCACCTTCGCCGAGCAGTTGTCCCGGGAAGGCGTCAAGGAAGTCATCGTCGACAACCGCCCCGGCGCGTCGACGCGCATCGCCAACAGCTACGTGCAGCGCGCCGCGCCCGATGGCCTGACGCTGTTGCTGGCGACGTCGCCGGCTTTCACGATCTATCCCTACACCTACAAGAACCTCGGCTACGACGTCGAGAAGGATTTCCGCCCGATCGCGCTGCTGGTCGATATCCCGACAGCCATCGTCACCGGCGTCGACCAGCCCTACAAGGACATGAAGGAGTTCGTCGCCTGGGCCAAACAGCATCCGAACAATGCCACGATAGGCCTGGCGGCGCAGGGCAGTTCGGGTCAACTTGGGACGATCGCCTTGGGCAAGGCCATCGGCGTGGACTTCGCTCCGGTCGTCTACAAGGGCGCCTCTCCCATGCTGGTGGACGTGGTCAGTTCGCGCGTTTCCATGGGTTGGGATGCGGCGGCGAGCATGGTGCCGCTGTACCAGGGCGGCAAGATCCGATTCCTGGGATTGAGCGGATCGGAGCGCCTGGCTTCCTTGCCCGGCGTCCCGACGGCGAAGGAGCAGGGCTATCCGCAGTTCGAGGCGGCGACCAGCTTCTATGCGATCTTCGCGCCGGCCGGCTTGCCCGACAAGACCGCGGCGGCGCTGGAGAAAGTCTTCCTGAAGGCGGCGCGCGATCCGTCGCTGGTGAAGAAGCTGCAGGACAACGGCCTGGTGGTCAAGCCGATGGACCACGCGCAACTGGCGCAGCGCGTGCGCACCGAGCAGGCATTCTGGGCGCCGCTGGCCAAGCAATCGGGCATACAGTTCGAATGA
- a CDS encoding amidase — MSDLSYLSTVELAGLIEGKRLSPVELTRAVLDRAERLQPALNCFITLCGEAALDAARAAEQEIMAGRYLGPLHGIPYAVKDLVDTARVRTTYGTVAYKDHVPTQDAVAVARLRQAGAILVGKTTTPEFGSQCITRSPLFGDTRNAWSAAHSSGGSSGGAAVAVAAGIGSIGIATDGGGSTRIPASVNGVVGLKQSLGVVPHSQAQDAFGNQTYVTPISRNVMDTVLMLDAMAGGDACDPWSRARGTAPVRDEETVTSFHGRRIRFCLAPRGKLVEPSVRQAFMAALKTMAAAGAQVEPFEAGEEFDVEPIWRTVNHTVWRSRFGKLVQERPSDFSATFIRQIESAQHFTAADYQEAMFSRTRLFRHVENLLADADMLVTPTLLRPALPLEQDLYSPIEIDGQRVEGIRSNWFPWTMPFNMTGNPAISLPNGFDDAGLPIGIQFVGSLGQDKELLKLALAFEALTPQHYRRPIA, encoded by the coding sequence ATGAGCGATTTGAGCTATCTGTCCACCGTCGAACTTGCCGGGCTGATCGAAGGGAAACGCCTTTCTCCCGTCGAACTCACCCGGGCCGTGCTCGATCGGGCCGAACGCTTGCAACCGGCGCTCAACTGCTTCATCACGCTATGCGGCGAGGCCGCCCTCGACGCCGCCAGGGCCGCCGAGCAGGAGATCATGGCGGGGCGCTATCTCGGTCCGCTGCACGGCATCCCCTATGCGGTGAAGGACCTGGTCGATACCGCGCGCGTGCGCACCACCTACGGCACCGTGGCCTACAAGGATCACGTGCCGACGCAGGATGCCGTGGCGGTCGCGCGGCTCAGGCAAGCCGGCGCGATCCTGGTCGGCAAGACGACCACGCCGGAATTCGGCAGCCAGTGCATCACGCGCTCGCCCCTGTTCGGCGACACGCGCAATGCCTGGAGCGCCGCTCACTCCAGCGGCGGATCGAGCGGCGGCGCGGCCGTGGCGGTCGCGGCCGGCATCGGGTCCATCGGCATCGCCACCGACGGCGGCGGGTCGACCCGGATTCCCGCCTCTGTCAACGGCGTGGTCGGCCTGAAGCAGAGCCTGGGCGTGGTCCCGCACAGCCAGGCCCAGGACGCCTTCGGCAACCAGACCTACGTGACGCCGATTTCGCGCAACGTCATGGACACCGTGCTCATGCTGGACGCGATGGCCGGCGGCGACGCCTGCGATCCGTGGTCCCGGGCGCGCGGCACGGCGCCGGTGCGGGACGAAGAGACGGTCACCTCGTTCCACGGCCGCAGGATCCGGTTCTGCCTGGCGCCCCGCGGCAAGCTGGTCGAGCCCTCGGTCCGGCAAGCCTTCATGGCGGCGCTGAAGACCATGGCCGCCGCCGGCGCGCAGGTCGAACCCTTCGAGGCGGGCGAGGAATTCGACGTCGAACCCATCTGGCGGACGGTCAACCACACCGTGTGGCGGTCGCGTTTCGGCAAGCTGGTCCAGGAGCGGCCGTCCGACTTCAGCGCCACCTTCATCCGCCAGATCGAATCCGCGCAGCACTTCACCGCGGCTGACTACCAGGAGGCCATGTTCAGCCGCACCCGGCTGTTCCGCCACGTCGAGAACCTGCTGGCCGACGCCGACATGCTGGTCACGCCCACCCTGCTGCGTCCCGCCCTGCCCCTGGAGCAGGACTTGTACTCGCCCATCGAGATCGACGGCCAGCGCGTCGAAGGCATACGCAGCAATTGGTTCCCGTGGACCATGCCCTTCAACATGACAGGCAATCCCGCGATCAGCCTGCCCAACGGCTTCGACGACGCGGGACTGCCGATCGGCATACAGTTCGTCGGCTCGCTGGGCCAGGACAAGGAGCTGCTCAAGCTCGCCCTGGCCTTCGAAGCGCTGACGCCGCAGCATTACAGGCGGCCCATCGCCTGA